In Candidatus Methylomirabilota bacterium, the sequence ACGGGCACTGGGTCGTACACGCGACCGCGAGCGCGATCAGCTCGCGATACTTCCGCGGAATCGCGCCGCCGTCCCGGCCGACCACCGCGTCCAGCTCCACGAAGCCCTTGAACTCGGCCGGCGCCAGCTTCTTGAACTCCCCGAGGATCTTCAGATCGTCCGAGTCGTGATAGTGACTCATCCCCTCCCCCTTCCTACATCCAGCGTTTCGGGTCCCCCCGGCGCCCCCGCCTTGACCGGGTCGCGCTCGCCGGAGCAGTATCGCTCCGTGGAGGGAGGAAGCGCCATGGCCATCTCGAGACCTCCGTTCCGGGCCGATCACGTCGGGAGCCTGCTGCGCCCGCCCGCGCTGAAGGCGCTCCGGGCCAGGGTCGAGTCCGGGCAGGCCGGCGGCGACGAGCTGCCTCGCGCCGAGGACGCCGCGATCCGCGACGTGGTCCGGCTGCAGGAAGAGGTCGGCCTTCACGGCGTCACCGATGGCGAGCTGCGCCGCAAGTCCTGGCACATGGACTTCCTGCTCCGGCTCGGCGGCCTCGCGAGCAGCGGCAAGACCCTGCCGGTCGCGTTTCACGGCCCCAAGGGCGAGGTGCACTTCACCCGTCCCGATCTGCGCATCGCCGCGCGTGTCAGCCGGCCGACGCCGATCTTCGTCGAGCCCTTCACGTTCCTCAGGTCGGTGGTCACGCGCACGCCGAAGCTGACGATCCCGTCGCCGTGCATGCTGTACTCGCAGGTCGGGCGCGCCAACATCGACGCCATGGTCTATCCCGACCTCGATGCCTTCGTCGAGGACACCGCCGCCGCCTATCGCGCCGAGATCGCGGACCTCTACGCCGCCGGGTGCCGCTATCTGCAGCTCGACGACGTGAGCCTCGCGTACCTCTGCGACGAGGAGCTGCGCGCGCAGAACCGGGCGCGCGGCGAGGACCCCGACGCCCAGCTCCGGCTCTCGGTCAAGCTGATCCAGGCCACGCTCCGCGACCGCCCGAAGGACCTGACCGTCTGCACCCACCTGTGTCGCGGCAATTTCCGCTCCGGGTGGCGCGCCCAGGGCGGCTACGCGAGGGTCGCGGACGTCATCTTCCACGAGCTGCCGTACGACGGCTTCTTCCTCGAGTTCGACGACGCCCGCGCGGGCGATTTCTCGCCGCTGCGGCACGTGCCGAAGCACGTGCGCGTGGTGCTGGGACTGGTCACGACGAAGGCGGGGGCGCTCGAGAAGAAGGACGACCTCAGGCGGCGTCTCGACGAGGCGGCGAAGCACATCCCCCTCGAGCAGCTCTGCGTGAGCCCGCAATGCGGGTTCTCCTCGACGGTCGAGGGCAACGCGATCGCGACCGATCAGCAGAAGGCGAAGCTCGCGCTCTGCGTCGAGCTGGCCCAGGACGTGTGGGGCGGCCTCTAGCGCGGGACCGCGTTCAGACGGCGCCCCGCGTTCCCGGCCGCCCGCCGGGCGTGAGCACCCAGAGGAGCTGTTCGGCGTCGCCGCGCGCCCGGCGGCCGCGGTAGCCGGCGAAGACGGCCTCCACCCCGAGCCCGTGCCGGCGGAACATCGCCCGCAGCTCCCCGGCGTGCCAGTACCGCCGCCGGATGGTGAACCGGCGGTGCCGCACCCGGCCGTCCGGACCTTCCAGCCTGAACAGATGGCGCCGCGTCTCGAGCTGCCGCCGGGTGTCGATGGCGTAGACATTCCAGCCGCGGATCCGTGCCCCGCCGGCGTCGCGGCGGTCGAGCTTCAGCACGGGGCCGCTCGGGCAGGCCGCGATGCGGGCGAGCGGGATGAAGACGTCGATCAGCAGGCGGCCGCCGGGCGTCAGGTGGGCCGCCAGCCGGCGCAGCACGGCCTCACGGACGCGCGCGCTCAGCAGATAGTTGAAGGTGTAGAAGGGCACGAGGATGAGGTCCGAGCGCAGGCCGAGCCCCAGGCGGGCGGCGTCGGCCCGGACGACGCGCACGCGCGCCCGGACGGCCGGCCGCTCGCGCCGCAGCCGCGCGGTGAGCCGCGCCAGCATCGCGCGCGACACGTCCATCGCCACCACCGCGTGGCCGGCGCGGGCCAGCGGGATCGTCAGGCGCCCCGAGCCTGCGCCGATCTCGATGAGGGGCGTGCGCGCCCGGCGAGCATACCGGAGGTAGACGGGCAGATCGGCCGCGAACCCGCCGACGTAGAGATCGTAGAAGGGGGCGAAGTCGCGGTAGACGTCCATCGCGCTCGCCCGATAGTAGCGCGTCTTGACAGATGGCGCGGCGACCCCTACCGTTTGCCTGTGATGAGACCGCGCCTGCTTGCGAC encodes:
- a CDS encoding 5-methyltetrahydropteroyltriglutamate--homocysteine S-methyltransferase, translating into MAISRPPFRADHVGSLLRPPALKALRARVESGQAGGDELPRAEDAAIRDVVRLQEEVGLHGVTDGELRRKSWHMDFLLRLGGLASSGKTLPVAFHGPKGEVHFTRPDLRIAARVSRPTPIFVEPFTFLRSVVTRTPKLTIPSPCMLYSQVGRANIDAMVYPDLDAFVEDTAAAYRAEIADLYAAGCRYLQLDDVSLAYLCDEELRAQNRARGEDPDAQLRLSVKLIQATLRDRPKDLTVCTHLCRGNFRSGWRAQGGYARVADVIFHELPYDGFFLEFDDARAGDFSPLRHVPKHVRVVLGLVTTKAGALEKKDDLRRRLDEAAKHIPLEQLCVSPQCGFSSTVEGNAIATDQQKAKLALCVELAQDVWGGL
- a CDS encoding class I SAM-dependent methyltransferase codes for the protein MDVYRDFAPFYDLYVGGFAADLPVYLRYARRARTPLIEIGAGSGRLTIPLARAGHAVVAMDVSRAMLARLTARLRRERPAVRARVRVVRADAARLGLGLRSDLILVPFYTFNYLLSARVREAVLRRLAAHLTPGGRLLIDVFIPLARIAACPSGPVLKLDRRDAGGARIRGWNVYAIDTRRQLETRRHLFRLEGPDGRVRHRRFTIRRRYWHAGELRAMFRRHGLGVEAVFAGYRGRRARGDAEQLLWVLTPGGRPGTRGAV
- a CDS encoding carboxymuconolactone decarboxylase family protein, with the translated sequence MSHYHDSDDLKILGEFKKLAPAEFKGFVELDAVVGRDGGAIPRKYRELIALAVACTTQCPYCLDVHSRAAKRAGATREEVAEAALLAAALRAGAAVTHGALAVKLFDNA